In Candidatus Paceibacterota bacterium, the genomic stretch CTTTCGAGGAGTTCCGGTAAAGACAAAGTTCGGTTAACCGGAATCCGGTATACCGACAACAATTGACACGCCTTCTGAAACTCAAATCGATTGAGGCCAGTAGGGGCCTGAAGTAAGTCGCTCAAGAGACCACTTCCGAGTACGTCTTGGAGATGACCCAACGAAATGTTGGAGAACAATTCCAAAACCTTCCCAGCCTGTCTAAGGGTTGCCGTTTCCATGGGCAAGTCCTTTCTCCCGGTCTGTAAGATCGGGGGCTTGTGGCGTCGCTAGGCTGCTTACACGGCAGAGTTTGCGGGCCAACGTTTTAAATGAGCTAGAAAATATAATATTGTATTAAATCGATTCTGTCAATAAAGAAGAGAGACTTCTTTCTATAGTTGTTTCTTTCGCCCCATCGAGCACTTTGTAACCCGCTTTTTCAATTTCAGCTCGAAGTTCATCGGATTTTTTCCAATCTTTTTCTTTTCTTGCGATTTCTCGTTTTTCATTGATTGCCAAAATTTCTTTCGGAATATTTTTCATTTCTTTTGCGAGTCCGACGAGGTTCAGTCCGAGGACTTTATCAAATTCGATTATTGTTGCCAGTTTGTCTTCTGGTTTTTCTTTTGAACTAAGAAGTGCGTGAAGGATGGCGAGAGTCTGGGGAATGTTGAGATCGTCGTCAATCGCGCCGGAAAAATCCTTTCGATATGACGAAAGGATTTTGCCAGCAGTTCCTTCTTGTGAAAACATTTTTATTTCTCGGACAATATTTTCCAGTGTCGTCTGTGCTCCAAGTATTGCATCATATGAAAAATTAAGAGGGGATCGATAATGAGCACCAAGCAGAAAATATCGGTAGGAGAGGGGATGAATGCCTTTTTCTTTCAAATCTCGAAGGCGGATAAAATTGCCGGCTGACTTTGCCATTTTGCCCTCTGCGACATTCAGGAATGCTCCGTGGAGCCAATATCTTACAAATGGATGTTTTTCTGTTGCGGTTTCTGATTGAGCGATTTCGTTGGTGTGATGGGGGAAGATCAAATCAATTCCTCCGGTATGGATGTCGATGGTGTCTCCAAGAAGCGCTTGGGACATTGCGGAACACTCGATATGCCAGCCGGGACGGCCCTCCCCGAAGGACGCCGGCCATTTAACGTCCCCATCTTCTTCTTTGTGAAATTTCCAGAGGGCGAAGTCGCTCGGGTTTTCTTTGTCGTATTCATCTTTTGCAATTCTACTTTTTGTTTCAGTGCGTTTTTCGAGTCGAGCAAGCGCGCCATAATTTTTTGCTTTGGTCACATCGAAATAAATGCCATCGTCTGTTTTATATCCCGCTCCGCTCGCAATGAGTTTTTGGATAAGGGAAATGATTTGTGTTATGTATTCCGTCGCATGAGGCATATTCCACGGCATTTCTATATTCAATGCTTTTATATCCTCGAGAAAAAATCCTTCATACTTTTTCGTGAAATCTCCTAGCGATTCTTTTTCTGCCTGTGCTCCGCGGATAGTCTTGTCATCTACATCCGTAATGTTCATCACCTGCTTCACTTCGTAATTATTCCATTCAAGCGTTCGGCGTAAAATATCGTTCGTGACAAATGTACGAAGATTTCCAATATGAAGATAGTTGTAGACTGTTGGTCCGCAATTATACATAGTCACCTCGGGCGCGGAGAGGGGAGTGAATTCTTTTTTCTCGCCGGAGAGGGTATCGAAAAGCGTAAGTGCCATAAAAGTTAGAGCCAGCGTTTGCCTTTGAAAAAGAGATACATGAAAAGTCCCACGAAAATCACAATTCCTGAAATGATCCAAAATTCATTTTGCATTCCATGAAATGGATTTGAAGAGCTGTCGATGGTCAAAATATCGGTCAAAAGGGCGAGCGGGAAGATAATAAATGCCATGACGGTAAAGACTCGCATAATCTCATTTTGCTTCAGTGAGAGCAGGGAATCATTCGTCTTACGGAGCTCTCCCAAATAGCGCGCAGTTTGTTCGAGCGAGCGTTTTATATTTTTTTGCATCTCCCGGACATTGTTCAAACTCACAACGAAATCTTTTCCAAAGTAGTGTTCGCCAGAGCGTCCTAATGATTCGAGAATTTCTTCGTGGAAGAGAAGGCCCTTTTCAAGATTCAATAGTCCTCTGTCTGCGTGAGAGATGGCGATAACCATATCTCTTTCCTTCTCATTGAAAATTTGTTTTTTGATATGCTCCAAAGATCCATTTAAAATATCAATTTCTTCGTCTACAGCTCGATAGAGACGCAAGATCATTTGCGCGAAGATAGCGCCCGGTTCGATAATCCGGAATTTTTTGTCCGTTATTGATTTTGCTTCAAATGCTTTTGCAAAATCAACGAGCGCGTCTACGCTGTCATAGCGGACGGTTATGATGAAATCTTTGCCGATAATAAAATCAACTTCTTGCGCCTCTTCTTGCGGATGGCCGTGCTTCAAGGCAGGGAAGTGGAGAATGGTATAAAGGGAATTGTCGTAAGATTCCACTTTCGGCTTGAGGGATGTGCTGGAAAGCTCTTTTTCGATGAAAGGATGGATGTCGTACGTTTTTGTAATTTCCGCAATTTCTTCCCGCGTCGGTCTTTCGAGATCGATCCAAGTTACATTGTCGTATACATATGTGTTTCTCATACGAATTAGTATACCCCGGCGCCAACTTTTTCAAAAGTTGGCGCCGGGGGGAAATCTTCTGGCTTGCCGGAGGTGTTTCTATTTGAGATAATAAAACGAAGTAAGAGTCGCCGGGAGCTTCCGGCTTCTTTTCATAAAGAGAATGAATCCCGTTAGAAGCAACCAATATTTACAAACCATGCTTAATATGAACATTTATCAGATAATCGAAGCTGGCTTCTAACGGGATGAATTCATTTCCAAGCAAAAAAATATATTTGATTATCGGAGGAGTTCTTCTTCTGGCCGCTTCTTTTTTCTCTGGCTATTATGTTGCTCTTGATAAGCGTCCGGCGATCGAAAAAGTTACGACGATTACGAATAAAGAAGATGCGAAACCGGTTGCTGTGGATTTTTCTCCATTCTGGAAAGCGTGGGTGCTTCTCAGTGACAAATATGTGCCGACTCACGGCACTTCAACCACTCCCGTCACCGATCAGGACAAGGTTTGGGGTGCGATTGCGGGGCTCACAGAGTCGCTCGGTGATCCGTACACAGTATTTTTTCCTCCGAAAGATGCGGCAATGTTTAAAAGCGAAATTGCGGGAAATTTTGAGGGTGTGGGAATGGAGATTGGCATTAAAGACGGAATTCTAACAGTTATCTCTGCAATCAAAGATACTCCAGCATATCGCACCGGTGTCAAAACGGGCGACAGAATTGTAAAAATTGATGACAAATCAACCGCTGATATGTCGGTTGATGGGGCGGTTCAGCTTATTCGTGGAAAGAAGGGAACTTCAATCAAAGTAACATTTGTGCGAGAGGGAGTAAAAACGCCGATAGAAATTACGATGGTTCGTGATGTGATTAATATTCCGACAATCGAGACTAAAAAGAGACCCGACGGAGTTTTTGTGATAAAACTCTATAGCTTTAGCGAAAATTCTCCAGTACTTTTCAAAAACGCTCTCCAGGAATTTGTGAATGCTCATACCAATAAGCTTATCCTTGATCTTCGAGGAAATCCGGGAGGATATCTTGAAGCGGCAACTTCTATGGCAAGCTGGTTTTTACCAAAAGGGGATGTGGTGGTAAGAGAAAATTTCGGCCAAAATATTCCGGAACAGTCATACCGAAGCGCCGGATATA encodes the following:
- the cysS gene encoding cysteine--tRNA ligase, whose amino-acid sequence is MALTLFDTLSGEKKEFTPLSAPEVTMYNCGPTVYNYLHIGNLRTFVTNDILRRTLEWNNYEVKQVMNITDVDDKTIRGAQAEKESLGDFTKKYEGFFLEDIKALNIEMPWNMPHATEYITQIISLIQKLIASGAGYKTDDGIYFDVTKAKNYGALARLEKRTETKSRIAKDEYDKENPSDFALWKFHKEEDGDVKWPASFGEGRPGWHIECSAMSQALLGDTIDIHTGGIDLIFPHHTNEIAQSETATEKHPFVRYWLHGAFLNVAEGKMAKSAGNFIRLRDLKEKGIHPLSYRYFLLGAHYRSPLNFSYDAILGAQTTLENIVREIKMFSQEGTAGKILSSYRKDFSGAIDDDLNIPQTLAILHALLSSKEKPEDKLATIIEFDKVLGLNLVGLAKEMKNIPKEILAINEKREIARKEKDWKKSDELRAEIEKAGYKVLDGAKETTIERSLSSLLTESI
- a CDS encoding CorA family divalent cation transporter is translated as MRNTYVYDNVTWIDLERPTREEIAEITKTYDIHPFIEKELSSTSLKPKVESYDNSLYTILHFPALKHGHPQEEAQEVDFIIGKDFIITVRYDSVDALVDFAKAFEAKSITDKKFRIIEPGAIFAQMILRLYRAVDEEIDILNGSLEHIKKQIFNEKERDMVIAISHADRGLLNLEKGLLFHEEILESLGRSGEHYFGKDFVVSLNNVREMQKNIKRSLEQTARYLGELRKTNDSLLSLKQNEIMRVFTVMAFIIFPLALLTDILTIDSSSNPFHGMQNEFWIISGIVIFVGLFMYLFFKGKRWL
- a CDS encoding S41 family peptidase; amino-acid sequence: MNSFPSKKIYLIIGGVLLLAASFFSGYYVALDKRPAIEKVTTITNKEDAKPVAVDFSPFWKAWVLLSDKYVPTHGTSTTPVTDQDKVWGAIAGLTESLGDPYTVFFPPKDAAMFKSEIAGNFEGVGMEIGIKDGILTVISAIKDTPAYRTGVKTGDRIVKIDDKSTADMSVDGAVQLIRGKKGTSIKVTFVREGVKTPIEITMVRDVINIPTIETKKRPDGVFVIKLYSFSENSPVLFKNALQEFVNAHTNKLILDLRGNPGGYLEAATSMASWFLPKGDVVVRENFGQNIPEQSYRSAGYNIFTKDLKMIILVDGGSASAAEILAGALSEHGVAKLVGTKTFGKGSVQELVSLTPDTSLKITIARWLTPNGISISQEGLKPDIEVKADPKQADSANAKDIQLEKAVSILLGK